caattcaatctgcaattaaacaaataggaatttgcgagcccgattgaataagagaaataacttggacggtatcataaaccaatatccaagtgtcaatcaattcaatcaacaacccaaaggaagGATTCAATAACtggttgatcttaacgcacaacctgtgatatttctattatataaacaaatataatgcggaaaagaaataacacaaacacttgaaattttgttaacgaggaaaccgcaaatgcagaaaaaccccgggacctagtccatctttgaaaatcacaccgtattaagccactacagacactagcctactaccaatgaacttcatactggaatgtaattgagccccaacaagattctacgcacttgattcccttagttgatctcacccacaactaagagttaatacgacccaaaatcgaaaacttgataaacaaatatgtctcacgcagaaaagtctattgagatagataaatttgtctcccacagaaatacctataaagttttgttccgtcttttgataaatcaaggtgcacaggaaccaattggtaaaccagacttatattctcgaagaaaaacctagtactatcaatcacctcacaataatcttaatcgtacgaatgcgaaacaagatattgtggaatcacaaacgatgagaggaagatgtttgtgacttctttttatcttgcctatcggagatcaatctcgagcaaatcttagagaagatagtactcaatacgatagaacatggcAATATCaggacacgcaactacagagaaaatagttgggactgtcttcacaatcctaatgaagtcttcaagtcattaaccttaGGTGTGCACAAGGGTCTGTTCAGATCGTTTTTCAGCACTACCGATCAGAGACCCATATAGGTCGGTTAATTTTTCATCTGCCGCAATTACTATTGATTTTAGTTTGGGTCGGTTGTAAACCGCACGATTCAAGATCGGATCGGTTTGGATCGGTTCCTGGTTTACCGATCATTACATGATCTCATATGCATACGGAGTAAAATCAACACCTTCCTcaaaaaatgaaactaaaatccaCCCTTAAGTGATAAACAATagacaaaatcaaaaaaataaataaaatgaaatcaGACGAAAACCCGCTTGTAACAATACCTCAGTTaattaaaacaataaaaaaaaatccaaagcaAACTAATCTCCATTAATAAGAGTACTCCAATCAATTAAAACACCAATCAAAAAATCGAAACCAAATTAAATCCCATCAGTAGAATTACCTTAATTAATGAGAATCGATCAACAAATCGAGACCAAACCCTACTTATAGAAACAATAATTAACAAACTTTTACATTGCCGTAAATTCCATTTGATTATCAACAAAAATCAGAAACATTtggagatgatggtggtgatgtATGTAGGTGAGGGTTGTAGTtaataaagaaaatgaaagaagTTTGAAGATCAGAAGATAGTGGAGTCGCCTCTCCGTAGCCCTAGTTTTGCTCGAGAGGAAAATaggaagaaaagaataaaaaagaagGTTTGTGGCTAGAGTTTGAGGAGAGTATCTAGGAGAAATATTTATACGTGGCCATTGATGTTTTAGATCGGGCGGTTTTGAGTGAGGTCGGTCGGTATCTATACACACCGAGTAGTACCGTGGATATCTCGGGTTTAGAAAACACTTTACGTACATGGTCGTAAAGTACTTTGGATTCGGTCAAGTTCGGTTCTTTTTAGGTCGGGTCGGACAGTTTAGGCGGTTTGGCCGGGTCAATGTGCACCCCTAGTTAACCTACAAGTTTTAGAAaaaaacctatggttaaaggagaattgactctagtcgcaactagtatcacaaaagaggtgtggggattaggttcccagttgctagagttttcccttatataatttttaaatcaggatttgcaatcaatattaccttggtcacaaagcattcaatattcaccattagatgaaaaccttattagactcaagttaatatctttcaaccgttagatcgaacttaccttgttacacacaaatgaaatgtaccttcatttagatatgagtaactatacctaaacgtgtacaccttgttggttcaacaatagttaaccaaagttagccatatgaattactttcatatcaaccttattcatcttaaccataactagttcaaatgactcaaatgaaactagttctagaattGTTCAATTTCTTGTATTCTCATATAAGatgacttggttaaagcgaaatcttaccaacacatatttcgagaaatatgtaagcgagttaaactcagctcgaaatttcaaatgtgtataaatcgaatactatatagtaatacgacttttgtctcaagacggAAATATAGTAGatatagactttccgagtgatggatgagtttcagtctccacataccttttgttgatgaagttccacaagctctccttagtagtttttcgtcttcaatagatgaacgccgtgaagtctaaagctcaactacacattctatcctagtccgagacatcgctataagtagactagaaatcaagagttatagttttgatcaccaaacttgacaaacaagcttgagataacaacgcttgcgagttcgaccgagcagtgctctaacacatttaAACATTTTATTtccattaatcaaaataaacaaaactgtaAGAACAAAAGAGAAATCAAGAAATCCATTTCAATCGGGATTGTAATAATCATATTTCATTAACAATAATCATTATGGAATTACATGTCCATTGTTACTGTAAGTTAAAGATTTCTGAATACCACCTTGACAAAAGAAAAAACTTGTTAGACATTAAAACAAACAATTATTAACTAAACTAACAATTACAGTGCCAGGTTGAAGAGCCATTAAAGGACTTGGAATTGGACCAAACAAGTAATTCCCACCAAGTAATATAACCTAACAAATGGTGAACTACCTTCATCTGAAACAACTGTTTTAATTGCATACTGTGATGTTATCATCCCTGCAAACTTATTATTCTCAAGTCTCAACTGGTAATGCTAATAGTTTCGGCATCAATGCCATGAAAGCTGGTAATAATCCTTCAATCTCATTGGTGTTCAAATCAAGTGCTATTAGTTCACTTTGGGTACCTAAATTCCTTGGTACTTGAGAAAGATAAGAAGTTTATATATATAAATGATATTTCCAATATTTtattaagaagaagaaataagatccTTCCACATTATCAGCAGAGGGCGTTGGTAGCCTAGCAATAATATGGGCACCGACGCTCTTTTAAATAATAATACCTATTCTATGAAAAAGAGACCCTCCTATTTTGTAATTAGCATCTTGACCAACCTTCTCAAAAAAACACAAGTATCATCACCTAACTCATTAAGAGTTGGAAAATCCAACACCCCGAACCCATACACGTGTGCAAGGCATTTTTCCAATATTATccttaatatttttattaattttccttACTGTCTTACGGTGCAGGTGAATATGCGGACTTtaaagtccaaccgcaaccaaaccgttaaaAGTTCGAATTTGGAAAATCCAATCGCGTGTGGCCTATGGATTTTGCTGATTGAATTTCACCCGTAATTTTACGAATAAATGCGATGAAATCCGCGATTCCAGACTTTTTGCTCAACCTACtagctggtaggctagcacgacaacccaATAACAATGTTTAATACAATCCATAGACTTGGTAAGAGGGCTTTGTAGTCAGGGCCCATAAataaaacgaactaaacaaaaaTCCAATAACACAGCTGTGTGGTGGCGTAGGCTACCGAACCATAATACTCCTGGTTATACAATATCAGTCAGGTCATTTCGGAAATTTACTTATAAAATCCCACTAAACCCTAAGCATATATCCCCTCTTTCATTTCTCTCGTGAACAACGCTCTACCTCCTCCCCCAATAAACCTCTCCAAAACCCTAATCGCCACCTTACCTTTCTGAATCCATGGAGTTTTGGGGTAATAATCTCTTCTAATCTCTTTagtatttctatttgcttgttcTTTGATGATCTCCGTAGTGTGTTTGATGCTTGATTTGTTCGTGTTTTTGAAACCCTGACTGGCGttatagtgtttttaggtttttagtggctGTTTTTTCTATTTGTTGTTTAATATGAGATGTTTGAGCTTTATTatttgattatcatgaagttttAGGTATGATTTTAGGGATTTGTGTACTTTtgtgattttagggtttggagGTTCAGTTTTGACTGTCTGATTGAACGAGTTGGGATGGATTTTTGGTTTCTGTTTATGTTATTTGTTCTTGATTTGAAACAGTATTTTCTGTTTGATTCATCTATGTTCTGCAATCATGTGGATGTATCTGCTGCTGTGGTTGCTatgtttgtttttaggttttttgtttgATAAGTATGTATTTTGCTTCAGATAATAGGATGTGTAGTTTTCATTTGAAGCTAATGATGTATAATAGCtgtatatgatgatttgtgcctTCGATTTAGTGATTGCATCCTTTAGTCTCTTGGATTTTGCAAGTGTTTGTCACTTTCCCATTTAAATTTGATGTCTGGTCTTAGAGTATGTGAAAACCCCCCTTTGATTTTGGTTGCTTTAGAGAATTTGAGAGTAATTTTTGTCCCTATTTTGTTGTTACTATATCTTACTGATATATTGGTGGTGGTCAGGTGTTGAAGTCAAGCCTGGACAGAGCTACAAGGTTGCTCCTGTAGAAGAAAAAGTCTTGCATCTTTCACAGGTTAGATTATTGTTGACCAGGCTGTAGTttattgatttttgtttcttttatgattttgatatgcTGCAAGGAAGTTTCTAACTATTTTCTTTAATGTCTTAGTCATGTATCGGTGAAGTGAAGAAGGGAAAGGAGGAAACAGTGGTTGTGTATGCAAAGATTGATAACCAAAAGCATGTGATTGCACACCTTAGTGCTGATAAGTTCCCTCAGATATCTCATGATTTGGTGTTCGAGAAGGAATTTGAGCTATCCCACAGCTCAAAGAATGGAAGCATCTACTTCACTGGATATATGTCTGTCCTTGGAGATTCTGATGATGAAGGTGGTTTTCTTACAGATTCTGATGAGGATGATATGCCTGTTGAGGATTTCCCTGTTGACATTAAGGAGAATGGAAAGGCTGCCAAACCTGATGCTTCTGCACCTAAGAAGGTGAAGGTTGTTGACCCCAaggctgatgatgaggatgattctGACGAATCTGATTCTGATGGTTccgattctgatgaagatgaggtATTTTACTCTCAGCAGCCTAGTTATCTTCTTATATATTATTGATTTACATTGTGTATCATCTTCTTTGGATTCCTGTATTTGTCATCTTGGGAGACTTGTTATAGGTTCTATTATGTCAATTGCTAGTTTATGAGACACTTCTTTTTGTTATATGTATTGCCCAGAGCTGGTGTATTGAGTGTTGTTTGCATGGTTGTGTAGGATATGGAGGGGAGTGATAGTGATGATGGCGAGAGctcggatgaagaagaagagccaACTCCTACTCCTAAGGTAATTTTTCAATACTTTCATATGATTAGCTTGAGTCGGAGTTCTCTGTATTTGCCGCTCTCTGCATTTGCCGCTGCTGATCAACTAAAACTTGATGTCTTTCTTATAGGGAAAGAAGAGACCTGCTGAAGGTGCTAACAAGAAGTCCACCCCTGGTGACAAAAAGGCTAAACTAGAGACTCCTCAGAAGTCTGGTAAAAATCTTCTATCATTTGGCTTACTTCTTTGGATTGTTATGTTGCTGCCATTTTTTAATTTGTTCTAATTTCTGGAGCTGTTGATCTTGTTTCAGGTGCTGATGGCAAGAAAGGTGGCGCTGTTCATCAAGGTACTCCTTACCCCAAGGGAGGAAAGACCCCTGCAAGTGGAGGCAACAAGTCAAACAAATCTCTAAAATCTACTGGGTCAGTTTCATGCAATTCTTGTAGCAAGTAAGCTACTGTCTTCGAATTTAAATTTTTATTTAGCTGTCCGCTAATTGGTCATTTGTTTTTGCTTTTATTCTCATACTGATTTGGTTATGCTGTTTTCTATGCAGGGCATTCGGTACTGACTCTGCTCTCCAGGCACACTCAAAGGCTAAACACGGCAAGTGATTCAAAGTGACACAAATGCTAAAGTTTTGTAGTTGTGATTTGAGAGGTGGACAAGTACAGGGGAGTTTCTACTCTGTTGGAGATTTGGATTCCGAAAGAAATATAGTAGTAGCATTATTATTATTAGACCTAAGTTTTAGTATGAGTATTGCATTGACTTCTTAATTTCTGGATGTAATGGGTTTGGATTCCTCTCAAATATTTGTGGTTTGGTGTTTTATTATCAAATTTAGTTTATTCTCTTCAAATTTGTCTTGttctttttgatattttgaaCGCTTTATTATCAAATTTACTTGCCTGATTTTTATGAGTAGAGTCCTTTAGCCACTTGGTAGAATTACCCAATGATTC
This portion of the Papaver somniferum cultivar HN1 chromosome 11, ASM357369v1, whole genome shotgun sequence genome encodes:
- the LOC113323071 gene encoding histone deacetylase HDT1-like isoform X2; the protein is MEFWGVEVKPGQSYKVAPVEEKVLHLSQSCIGEVKKGKEETVVVYAKIDNQKHVIAHLSADKFPQISHDLVFEKEFELSHSSKNGSIYFTGYMSVLGDSDDEGGFLTDSDEDDMPVEDFPVDIKENGKAAKPDASAPKKVKVVDPKADDEDDSDESDSDGSDSDEDEDMEGSDSDDGESSDEEEEPTPTPKGKKRPAEGANKKSTPGDKKAKLETPQKSGADGKKGGAVHQGTPYPKGGKTPASGGNKSNKSLKSTGAFGTDSALQAHSKAKHGK
- the LOC113323071 gene encoding histone deacetylase HDT2-like isoform X1; translation: MEFWGVEVKPGQSYKVAPVEEKVLHLSQSCIGEVKKGKEETVVVYAKIDNQKHVIAHLSADKFPQISHDLVFEKEFELSHSSKNGSIYFTGYMSVLGDSDDEGGFLTDSDEDDMPVEDFPVDIKENGKAAKPDASAPKKVKVVDPKADDEDDSDESDSDGSDSDEDEDMEGSDSDDGESSDEEEEPTPTPKGKKRPAEGANKKSTPGDKKAKLETPQKSGADGKKGGAVHQGTPYPKGGKTPASGGNKSNKSLKSTGSVSCNSCSKAFGTDSALQAHSKAKHGK